From the genome of Candidatus Angelobacter sp., one region includes:
- a CDS encoding MBL fold metallo-hydrolase yields MLKNALKNPALRKRARQFGKLVRHSAITPRTGESHKPVLVSNGQMGVTFIGHASFFLQIGGENVVVDPNFARWLFVLKRLRKPGVRIPDLPAIDLVLITHAHFDHLHRPSLRAIVQHTKRFRGSAPTAVVPEHVFDLVSDLGFRDVVELNWWSTFRHRDLNITHVPSRHWGARILRDAHRGYGGYVLRGGKHSVYHAGDTAYFAGFREIGTRLAPQVALLPIGAYNPPSFRNVHTSPADATRAFLDLNSRWMVPMHYGTFRLSHEPLEEPLQLLEQEAAAAGVSDRVLVLPEGVTKLF; encoded by the coding sequence ATGCTGAAAAACGCGCTTAAGAATCCTGCGCTGCGCAAGCGCGCCCGGCAATTCGGGAAACTGGTTCGGCATTCGGCGATCACACCGCGAACGGGTGAATCGCACAAGCCGGTGCTTGTCTCAAATGGCCAGATGGGCGTGACGTTCATTGGGCATGCCAGCTTCTTCCTACAGATTGGCGGGGAGAACGTGGTTGTTGACCCCAACTTCGCGCGGTGGCTGTTCGTCCTGAAACGGCTGCGGAAGCCGGGAGTGCGCATTCCCGACCTGCCGGCAATCGATCTCGTCCTGATCACACACGCGCATTTTGATCACTTGCACCGGCCGTCGCTGCGAGCGATTGTGCAGCACACGAAACGGTTTCGAGGATCGGCGCCCACGGCGGTGGTCCCGGAACACGTGTTTGATCTCGTGTCCGACCTGGGGTTTCGCGACGTTGTGGAACTGAACTGGTGGAGCACCTTTCGGCACCGTGATCTGAATATTACGCATGTGCCATCACGCCATTGGGGCGCGCGCATTCTTCGTGACGCGCACCGGGGCTACGGAGGGTATGTGTTGCGCGGCGGGAAGCACTCGGTCTATCACGCCGGCGACACGGCGTATTTTGCGGGGTTCCGGGAGATTGGGACTCGGTTAGCGCCGCAGGTCGCGCTGCTTCCGATCGGAGCCTACAATCCGCCATCGTTCCGCAATGTGCACACCAGCCCGGCAGATGCGACACGGGCGTTCCTCGATTTGAATTCGCGGTGGATGGTTCCCATGCACTATGGGACTTTCCGGCTCTCCCATGAACCGCTGGAAGAACCACTG